The Zeugodacus cucurbitae isolate PBARC_wt_2022May chromosome 4, idZeuCucr1.2, whole genome shotgun sequence genome includes the window CGTAACATGACCGGCGTTGTTCTCCTGCTGCTGTGatgaaaataatacatatatacataaatattgcaaaagTTAAACCTTTGAACTAGTTAAACCAATGGGGGGCACTTACCGATACTCGTCGCCGCTTTTTTGGTACATACGCCTTGACTAATGCCTCCCCGCCATTGGTCATGCTGTTGATTGCGCTTGTGCTATTCATGCTATTCGTTGTACCGCAAGCCACATTTACCGTTACGGTatccgctgttgttgttgttgttgcgttaacGGTGTGCGACTCCAAATGACGCACCCAAGATTTGGGTTCATCAAAGGATTGTTTGCATGTTTCACAAGCCAGACGTGCTTCATAGTCACTATCATCTTGGGCGTTTGTGTCCTGTTCGCTGTGTGGACTATGTGTATGTGCGCCGACTTCAAGTTTGACAGCTGCACTACCGGGTGGCATTTTAAAATCTAACGGTTGTTTGGGTGAACGCAATGACGTTTGGGGACGTGACGCTAAATCGGCATGTGCATTGTCTGTTGCGGAAGTGGTTGTGGTGGTCCAGTCGGTTGGCTCTTGTTTGATGGCCAGGAAAGTTTGTGCATGTGGCATGGGTGATGTGTTGGCCAATCTACTGCCACTTATCTGCTCTGTATATTGACTCTTCGTGGTTGTTGTGTTGGAGTGTTCGTATGAATCCGTTAGGAAGTAATCACGCACTTTAGATAGCGATAAAGAGACATAatagtatttatttgtattttttttttaattttgagttaCTTACTACGCTCGCCATTGCTGCCTCCACTGCTGCGCCGCAGATGTCTGTCATAATTGGGCATATCAATATCATTACGATGTTCCTCTTCATCCGGTGGTGGACGTGTACGATCTGTGTACTCACGCTCCAATTGTTGCTCCACCACAGTTGCGCGCATAGTTTCATCATTTTGATTGCGTTGTCGTCGCCTCACCTGTTCATCCTCCATGGACATGGGGCAGCCGCCCGTGCAGCCAATTTCGTTGCACAAAGTCGACGCTACATGCAGCTGATTCAATTGATAGCAACACTTTTCATCGGGATCTATAGCAACTTCTTTGTTCACTGATATACCGCCGCCTGTAATATGCTTACTACTCGACGCCGCAGCCGAGAGTAGTCCAAGTTGTGACAATTTCGGTGACTTGACTATCACTGGACTATCCTTGGGCAACACGGAGGCACCCAAGCCACGGAACTGGTGATgcgtttgttgtatttgctgtgCGTGTGTTGTTTGTGTCGGCACTGATTGAGTCACAGGCTGTTGCAAATGTTCCATGGCGTAACGTGGTGCACAACTGCCACCACCACCGTTTGGACATTTGTTGACTATATACATATCACTACCATGTCCACTTGGCATATGCGAATGTGTAAGAGTTGGTAATGCGGCTTGACGATTGCCTGCACTTTGTATGTAGTGTGTGCCAACACCGTTAGCTATTAGTGATTCGTTGACGCGCGTTGAAGAATTGTGCGAATTAGTTGACGTTGTGGAGGAGGAGGTGCGACATAAGCCACGGATTTTCAAAATCTCACCGCCACGCAAAACTTCATTCAGTATATCATTGGCGACTGTGGCCTCGCcactgtacatatattgtacTAGTATTTGTATTGCACGGTGGCTTAGTTCCGGCGGAAGCACTATGTAGAGCACGCCGTTGGGCGAGGATATTGGTGCGGTTTCGAACATCGTTGCAAAAAACTGTAACGAAACCAAAAGTAGTTGGAGGtgagtgaaattaaattaatttcaagccGAATACACTTTCACACACCTGACTACACGAGCTGAGTATAAATTTGTGCGCTGAAATACCCACTGTTGGTATGCCGCTCTCTGTGCTATTTCCACTGGCACTACTGCTGCTGGAACTGTAGAGCACGACGTCGGCAAACTTCTCATTTCTAGGAcgaaaattaattgcaatttatcaataaatttataaacatttgcCACACAAGCTTCATTGAGTTCATGCAAAGCAGCTTACTTGTAAAGTGTGGCAACCGAAGAATTCAAATAGGACAAATGAGAGTCCCATTTCAGGTGATAATTTTCTGCTGCCATCTTTTTTGTTAAGTAAACCAACGTACCAGTTGAAATAAACTTGCTTGCTCACTACTCTGTGTGGAATCACTGACTTTATGCAAAAGTAAAAGCATTACTGCAACATGGCGATGCATTTAAATATCCTAATGATTGTTGAATGTGTTAGCACCACACACACGCCAACCCTTAAATACAAacctaaaatagaaaaatattacttCTTAACGATTTTGTATGCGCTCAACGcgttattgtataaaaatagcgAAAGTAATTGCAAGCCAACAGGAAGTAAATcgataaatcaataaattgtctGGAATTTGAGGCAGCTACAATAGCAACAAGCGCGCAAAAACGTACGCAttgatttgtgtgtgtgtaaccgCAGCACAGGAACACGTAAATAAATGGCGGTTATAAATGGGACCTTTCAATTCATTCGCATAAGGATAtcaaatctaaaaaatatatatatttgcaaatctAGTACTAATATgtataactaaaattttaaacaaaagcataaataataaatacaatttagtagatatgaattttaatcttaatatttaatgaaaaaatatgctaTTAAACCGGAAGCGCAATCATTTAATTTCGGCAcagtttgttttcttttttgcaaagttattttccacaaatattatttatataaatatataaccgaagttttatcaaaatatagttaactctttacatttttatttccttaaataatttaattttgtaacgCCATATCCGTTTATTAAACAATGTAGTATGGCATCACTGTCGCATTTCAGTCCTTGACATTCTATTTTTGTCACTTTGTTATTGTCTAGTTTTCTCATACTCGTTCGGTATTCggtgtttaatattttatttacctgATAAacatttgataaataaataaataaatctataataaTGGATGTCAAATCAGATTTTGATACAAAACTGGTAGAGATGGTGCGCGCAAATCCACTGCTCTATGAAAAGGAAGTGCGTAGCACACCGTACGATCTGATGAAGAAAAAAACTGAACTCTGGCGTAGCATTGCATCCTCTTTAAATGTTGAAAGTAAGTATACTAATACCAGAATActtgttaaataatttaagcATTTCTATATTGATTTTCAGCCAAATTCTGTGTAATACGCTGGAAGAATCTGCGCGATAAATATCGACGTGAGTCGCAAAAGACACAGGAGCTTGAACGCAAAGCTGGTGGCATAAAAAGCGCACAAGGCGCTACCTGGCATTTATTAGATAAAATGAGTTTCCTCGACCACCACATAAGAGTGCATaggtaaaatttatattttttatttttaatcatatatttaatatatgtatacaaatatgcaCAGCTCAAACAGCACAAAAAGTGCCGCAGAAAATATACGCACCAGTTGGAGTGAAATGGATGCTGAGCAACTAATTGAGCAATTACCAAATGATGATGATCCCCTGCAAGAGGCCATGGAAGAGCAAGCTGTCGTCGCTGTAGAGACAAAGAAGCCAGATCCTTTAGTgagtacagcaacaacaaatacatcatGTTTAAAGCGCATCGAAACATTGCTAGAGGGTTTGGATGAAGATAATCGCACAAAAGCTGAAAAGCGTGTTGTCGCGTATCTTTGTAAGTGTCAACTCAAGTTTTTGGAAAATGAGAGTATCGATGATATAGTCATCTAACGTAGCTACTGTAGATGTAAGCATATTGCTGCTGGTGTTTTAAGTGTTATTTTAATTCTTACATTTAATAGTTTTGAATATAAGTGAAGTGCATTGTTgtgcttttaattaatattactgTCTGATTATAGCGttgttttgaacaaaaaaatatttggtaacAAAACTAATTTACTCAAAGTCACAATtcaaagtttaattttattaatatgcaTTATAGAATTAAGCCAGTAAATAACACTACCTCGCCATTATTTGTATTGATTAATTGTATATTACACTTACGTAGCgtgtacaaacatattttttttgtcaaatcaaataataaaacgCACAAATATGCAAGCTATCCCTTTGCTGAATGTATCCTTACAAACCGCTATTGATTTCTACAGATATGAATCACTTGGATGCTTGGTTTCCACCCTTCAATTGTAATAATGATTTTGTTGGAGCGGGCGCATTTTATTACAGATATCGACTCGACGCAAATAATAgcagatacacatacatacatacatagctttGTTTGCAGAAAACAAGTATACGTTtgtagctatgtatgtatgtatgtagctaagGAAACAAGGTGGTGATTTTCTAATAAGGGTCATAATATCTTCCAGATTTATTTGCGCTTTAAGTAAATGTTGTTGCGCTTCACCACCATATGTAGTGGCTGCGGTGGGTGGTAATCATAAACGTAGGGTGTGAGCGTTTGGTTGACGACCTCGCTGTTTTGACTTGAAGCGCGCAATCCCAAGTACTTTAAATATTAAGCAGCTCAATCGTATGTgttaatatacacacatatttggaTATGTGTTTCAACCGTTTAGGTTTTCAATtagcgttgttgctgttgcttctatgttttgctgttgttatttcatGCATTAATGTGACCGTCGTCGCCTTTATTGATTGATTTACTGCTAAAAAATCAAtaactgaaaattttcaaagaccTTCGCCTTAACAAATAACGCTTAGATATTGCAAAAATGTTGTTAAtcattacaatattatttatattgtaattttatattaatatttttctacaagTGTTGCACACATTCGCATAAAGGCGCCAAGCTGCTACATTATTTAGAACAATTAACACTAACAGActtgctttttttatatttatgtattaaagcactatttatttactttttaaattagttattaatctcttttggtttatttactttgtttactgcatattcatattttgcgcTAATCCCGcactttctatatttttaatataattttttccaagaaGCAAATTGTTTAACGATTTGTTGTCGCCACTGTTGTTCACTTCGCACTG containing:
- the Adf1_22 gene encoding transcription factor Adf-1; protein product: MDVKSDFDTKLVEMVRANPLLYEKEVRSTPYDLMKKKTELWRSIASSLNVETKFCVIRWKNLRDKYRRESQKTQELERKAGGIKSAQGATWHLLDKMSFLDHHIRVHSSNSTKSAAENIRTSWSEMDAEQLIEQLPNDDDPLQEAMEEQAVVAVETKKPDPLVSTATTNTSCLKRIETLLEGLDEDNRTKAEKRVVAYLCKCQLKFLENESIDDIVI
- the LOC105210430 gene encoding uncharacterized protein LOC105210430 isoform X2; this encodes MAAENYHLKWDSHLSYLNSSVATLYKNEKFADVVLYSSSSSSASGNSTESGIPTVGISAHKFILSSCSQFFATMFETAPISSPNGVLYIVLPPELSHRAIQILVQYMYSGEATVANDILNEVLRGGEILKIRGLCRTSSSTTSTNSHNSSTRVNESLIANGVGTHYIQSAGNRQAALPTLTHSHMPSGHGSDMYIVNKCPNGGGGSCAPRYAMEHLQQPVTQSVPTQTTHAQQIQQTHHQFRGLGASVLPKDSPVIVKSPKLSQLGLLSAAASSSKHITGGGISVNKEVAIDPDEKCCYQLNQLHVASTLCNEIGCTGGCPMSMEDEQVRRRQRNQNDETMRATVVEQQLEREYTDRTRPPPDEEEHRNDIDMPNYDRHLRRSSGGSNGERMRDYFLTDSYEHSNTTTTKSQYTEQISGSRLANTSPMPHAQTFLAIKQEPTDWTTTTTSATDNAHADLASRPQTSLRSPKQPLDFKMPPGSAAVKLEVGAHTHSPHSEQDTNAQDDSDYEARLACETCKQSFDEPKSWVRHLESHTVNATTTTTADTVTVNVACGTTNSMNSTSAINSMTNGGEALVKAYVPKKRRRVSQENNAGHVTLCCDLCSISFETPADWVRHLNNEHTEIELAMFNSKKDNEQKSSGNNNNHQNLQQLHLKRYTHRSTYDQPANETQPLAVTSTAPSTSSYTERTDACSKKFSTHNSVLTHKRANHNSALNGVSVSVSTSVASTSSGADVSVISSVASSLPNEQISTSSQA
- the LOC105210430 gene encoding uncharacterized protein LOC105210430 isoform X1; protein product: MAAENYHLKWDSHLSYLNSSVATLYKNEKFADVVLYSSSSSSASGNSTESGIPTVGISAHKFILSSCSQFFATMFETAPISSPNGVLYIVLPPELSHRAIQILVQYMYSGEATVANDILNEVLRGGEILKIRGLCRTSSSTTSTNSHNSSTRVNESLIANGVGTHYIQSAGNRQAALPTLTHSHMPSGHGSDMYIVNKCPNGGGGSCAPRYAMEHLQQPVTQSVPTQTTHAQQIQQTHHQFRGLGASVLPKDSPVIVKSPKLSQLGLLSAAASSSKHITGGGISVNKEVAIDPDEKCCYQLNQLHVASTLCNEIGCTGGCPMSMEDEQVRRRQRNQNDETMRATVVEQQLEREYTDRTRPPPDEEEHRNDIDMPNYDRHLRRSSGGSNGERMRDYFLTDSYEHSNTTTTKSQYTEQISGSRLANTSPMPHAQTFLAIKQEPTDWTTTTTSATDNAHADLASRPQTSLRSPKQPLDFKMPPGSAAVKLEVGAHTHSPHSEQDTNAQDDSDYEARLACETCKQSFDEPKSWVRHLESHTVNATTTTTADTVTVNVACGTTNSMNSTSAINSMTNGGEALVKAYVPKKRRRVSQQENNAGHVTLCCDLCSISFETPADWVRHLNNEHTEIELAMFNSKKDNEQKSSGNNNNHQNLQQLHLKRYTHRSTYDQPANETQPLAVTSTAPSTSSYTERTDACSKKFSTHNSVLTHKRANHNSALNGVSVSVSTSVASTSSGADVSVISSVASSLPNEQISTSSQA